A genomic segment from Nodularia sphaerocarpa UHCC 0038 encodes:
- a CDS encoding glycosyltransferase family 4 protein has product MKIAQVAPLWERVPPPSYGGIELVVSHLTDELVRRGHEVTLFASGDSQTLADLKAVSPLALRLDKYVQDYAGYEILELSQVYQQAAKFNIIHSHVGMRALPLASLVSTPTVHTLHSNFTQDNQKVFRYHDQQPYVSISNAQRQIKLNYVATVYNGIETKDYPFIAQPQEPQYLAFLGRFSPEKGPQKAIAIAKQTGWCLKMAGKVDVGDSQFFQQEIVPHIDGQQIQYLGEINHAEKAELLGNAAITLFPINWQEPFGLVMIESMATGTPVIAMNLGSVGEVIVQGETGFICQNYEEMARMIPAALALNRQACRKHIENKFSVNQMVNDYEAVYQEIIKNRIHLNTYLDADAAKFRF; this is encoded by the coding sequence ATGAAGATCGCTCAAGTCGCCCCTTTATGGGAACGAGTTCCGCCTCCTAGTTATGGAGGAATTGAACTGGTAGTGAGTCACTTAACCGATGAACTGGTTCGTCGCGGTCATGAGGTTACTTTGTTTGCTTCTGGTGACTCTCAAACCTTGGCTGATTTAAAGGCAGTTTCTCCCCTTGCATTGCGCTTAGACAAATATGTCCAAGATTATGCAGGGTATGAAATTCTAGAACTTAGCCAAGTTTACCAACAGGCTGCAAAGTTCAATATTATTCATTCTCATGTAGGGATGAGGGCATTACCTTTGGCAAGTTTGGTATCAACTCCCACTGTCCATACTCTGCACAGCAATTTTACGCAAGATAACCAAAAAGTATTTAGATACCACGATCAGCAACCTTATGTCAGCATTAGCAACGCCCAGCGTCAAATCAAATTAAACTATGTGGCTACGGTTTATAACGGCATAGAAACTAAGGATTATCCATTTATAGCCCAACCTCAAGAACCGCAATATTTAGCATTTTTGGGTCGCTTTTCTCCAGAGAAGGGGCCACAAAAAGCGATCGCCATTGCTAAACAAACTGGTTGGTGCTTGAAAATGGCAGGAAAAGTTGATGTCGGTGATTCTCAGTTCTTTCAACAAGAGATTGTCCCCCATATTGATGGTCAGCAAATTCAATATCTGGGCGAAATTAATCACGCCGAAAAAGCTGAACTGCTGGGAAATGCTGCCATCACTCTGTTTCCGATTAATTGGCAAGAACCTTTTGGCTTGGTAATGATTGAATCAATGGCAACTGGAACACCAGTGATTGCCATGAATTTAGGTTCTGTAGGGGAGGTAATTGTTCAAGGTGAAACAGGTTTTATCTGCCAAAACTATGAAGAAATGGCAAGGATGATTCCGGCGGCGTTGGCACTTAATCGTCAAGCCTGTCGAAAACATATAGAAAACAAATTTAGTGTTAACCAGATGGTTAATGACTATGAAGCAGTTTACCAAGAAATTATCAAGAACCGCATTCATTTAAATACTTATTTAGATGCAGATGCGGCTAAATTCCGGTTTTAA